The Raphanus sativus cultivar WK10039 chromosome 6, ASM80110v3, whole genome shotgun sequence sequence aatattaaatgcgcGGTTTAATGAAATATTCACGCGGTCCACTCGAAATTTTCACGCGGTTTGTAATTTCGGGAAACTAACAAACCGATGGAATTCCGACGAACATAGATCCGTCGGAATAGGGCAggtcgtcggaattccatcGGTATATTCTGACCGAATTCCGACGacttggggtttagggtttaaaaacaagtttcttactgatcaaatccaaaactttgataataaatagactatttaaaaaagaTTAACTATAATAAGGTTTTCAAATCCAATTTTTACACACAATTGTGTTTTGTAGtgtaagtttatattaatatgaatgAAAGTATATGAGTATTAAGATGAGATGTtatgaaaacaatgatatacataaataattatttaaataacttGTAAAACTCGAACGGTtgatatgtaatattatattaaacatctaataTGTGTTATTAAAGTAGTTTCGGTAtccaaatatagatatattatgatataaaaatttcaaatattctggtcgtcggaattccgtcagagTGTTCCGATGGAATTCCGACAGATTTAATAAAATCCGTCGGAATTCCATCGGAATattctgacggaattccgacgaatgGCTAGACCCTGAATTAACCACGAGTCGTCGGAATTTCATCGGAATATTCCGATGGAATACCGAcggattttgttaattaaaaaaaaaaaactaatcataCAACTAAGAAAACATAAGTCCTAATCAGAATCTTCAGAATCTGTAGAATCTTCAGAATCTTCAGAATCTTCGTCAAACTCGCCAATCTCAGCTTCTGGCTCCGAGTGTACAACAGCATCAAGTCCAAACTCGTTAAAATTCTCAACGAGTTCAACCTCTGCCAAATCTTCAACTGCACTCACGTTGCTGGTAGAGTTTGGTTGTAATGGATCATTATCAGAAGGTCCGTTTACTCGTCCTCTTGGGTTGATTTGCGTCACCGTGATCCATGGATCGTCTCGGTACGTAACCCGAGGGTAACTGATGTAGCACACCTATCAATTTTTCAaggtattaataataatatataaatcgttaattatatttttgaatattaaattgaCATACCTGATCAGCTTGCGAAGCAAaaatgaaaggatcataatattgaaGTTTCCTCCGCGAATGAATCGAAGTAACACCAAACGCATCAGTCTTCACTCCTCGATCTGGGGTGGTGTCATACCAATCACAATCGAATACTACACACCGCAATCCAACCATACCAGGATACTGGATTTCCAATATTTCTTGTATGTTGCCGTAGTAGACATCGTcaccggaagaagaggaaacaccTCCATCATAAGTTGTCCTAGAATGACCTTTTTTTGCAAAGGCATATCCTCGTGTAcaatattttggatatgatttgaCCACATAGTTTGGTCCCCGCACAAACTCGCATATCCAATCATCGAACACAAAacctctggccaaaccatcagtcacctataaaataaaatatatatatgagtgaaatgtttattattttatactaaatatatatgattaaaatgttaattatttcatatatgttatgactCACATAATTAAGAAGCCATGCAGCAAATCCGTTATGTCTGAATTGTTGAAGCTCTTCTTCTGTGGTATGTCTGTAAGTCATACGCAACTCTGCCATATAAAcactatataaaaagatattattcatatgaaataaaacttattgaaaattaatataacaatttaaatgaaaaatatatttttacctctcatattgtagaacatcttcacagttggtaagcaaatatgtttgcaaatgagcGTGCTCAATCTCCGTCAGTCTCCGCTTCGTGGGTTTTCCACTTAGTCGTCCTATTTCGCTGAACATGCTTGGGACAGTAACATGATACGTTGATTTCTCTCCTCTGTCATCATGCCGAGCAGGTCTTCGGTTTTTTGTATGCACTTCTAATGGAAAGTAGTTTTCAGCAAAGTTTGaagtttcttcattgatcacctGTGCAATTATAGATCCTTCCACCTTGCTTAAatttttgatcttcttcttcagatgatgCATATAACGCTCAAAAAGATACATCCATCGgtactgcacaggaccaccaagctCCAATTCTCTTGCAAGATGAATAGCAAGATGTTCCATTACATCAaagaatgatggaggaaatatcttctcgagGTTGCAAAGACTAACGGGTACGTTTTCCTTCAAAGTACTAATACCCTGCTCAGTCACTACTCTGGTGCATAAATCACGGAAGAAAACACTTATCCCTGCAACTGCTTCATGAACATTACGTGGTAATAGTGCGGAAAAAGCAAACGGAAGGAGCCGCTGCATAATcacatgacaatcgtgactCTTCAAGCCAGTAAACTTTCCTTCGCTTCTGTCAACGCAATTACCCAAATTTGATGCATAACCGTCTGGAAATTTCACTTTATCtgtaatccaatcaaagaacgctTCTTTGCCAGCACCATCCAGCCGATAAATGGGAAAAGGTGCCGTACCGTTCTCATCAACGTGAAGTTCAGAACGATCACagatatcgactaaatccaacCTTGACTTCAGATTATCCTTCGTTTTACCTTGGATGTTGAAGATTGTGTTCATCAGATTGtcgaaaaagttcttctcaatatgcatgacatctaagtTGTGACGCAATATATGACTCTCCCAATATGGCAGATCCtagaaaatactctttttgtgccagttatgtagctcTCCAACAGCATCGACTGGAATGTTTTCATGTCCACCTACGTCTGGCGTCCTTTGTGCACCAAAATCCCTAAACTGTATCGCCAAATCTTTCCCACTAACTTCCGTAGGTGGATCATCAAACACAtgcttgttcttcgtaaacaaagTCTTACTCCTACggtatggatgatcaggtggtagaaATCTTCtgtgacaatcaaaccaacatgttttccttccgtgctttagttggaaagcatatgtgttatcttgacaatatggacatgaaagCCTGCCATGTGTTGTCCATCCGGATAACATACGATATGCTGGAaagtcacttattgtccacataagtaATGCCCGCATATTAAAGTTTTCTCTGCACGAAACATCGTATGTCTCAGCACCAACCGCCCATAGTTGttgtaactcatatattagtggttgaagaaacacatctagtgatctcttaggatgagCTGGTCCGGGGACGAGAATGGAGaggaacaaaaactctcgtcgcatgcACAAATTTGGCGGCAAGTTGTATGGTGTCACAATCAccggccatagagaatattgtcttccatgctttccaaatgggctgaaaccatcagtgcATAATCCCAGATAAACATTTCTTCTCTGTTCAGCAAATTCtggatatgttgattggaaatgtttccaagccttcgcatctgaaggatgtctaatctcaccatttgtagaatgctctgcatgccatctcattgccTTCGCCGTGCGCTCACACTGATACAACCTCTTCAATatttccgtcaaaggcaaataccacattctTTTGAATGGTACCGGAACTCTTTCCCTCGTTTCCTGATAACGAGGTTTCCAACAAAATTTGCATTTATCCCGATCCTTATCCgctccccagtagatcatgcagttgtcgatacATACATCTATCACTTCGTACGGTAATCGAAGACCCgcaacaagtttctgaacctcgtagtatgaacccggTGCAAGATTATCCTCTGGCAGAATACCTTTAACATAATCAGCTATCGCATCTACGCATTCTTCAGCCAAATTATAATCTGTCTTAATACCCATCAATCTACTTGCAGATGATAAAggtgaatgaccatctctacaACCTTTATACAAAGGTTGTTTTCCTGCATCCAACATGTCAAAATATCTCCCCAATTCGAGATTTGGTTCTTCCCCTCTATAATGATCATgtaccatctgctcagtacctacaccataatctacatccatTCTCGGTTCTTCTAACCAACCATAAGACTGAGGTTGTTCGCTAACAGGCTGAGGTTCGCTACTACTACCATATTCAAAACCAGTTTCCCCATGAAGATACCAAACTTTATAATTCCGTGCAAACCCTTTTCTATACAAATGTTTCCAAACTTCccattcttttataattctaTTGTTATTACAAGTAGAGCAGGGACATCTTACCATACCAGTATTTGCATCCGGGTGCTGTTGAACAAGCTTCATGAATTCTCCAATACCTCGAACGTATTCTTCTGTAAGCAAATTGGTGttgggatccaaatgaggtctaTCCATCCACGAACGAAAATAATCTCCAGAAGACATGATTTTTTCGAATTTCTTATGATAAGAGAGAATGAAGAGAGAATGAGGAGTGAATGAGATGAATGAGGAGAGGTTGCATTTATAGGAAAATGCTTACGGCAATCCGACGCCATTCCAACGTAATTCcgacaaaatataaaaaatccgtcggaattccgtcggtttttttaaaatgtctaaCGGCTATAAACGGGCATATTCTTTCTCGCCAACGGTCGAGAGCTTCCGTCGGAACGGCGTCGGTATtttccgacggaattccgacgaccgtAACGGTTATAATTTTTGTCGGGCTTTCGTCGGAATTGttgtcggaatataccgacgaccGCCCTTCGTCGGAAGTTTGTCGGACttttccgacgaaataccgacgAACCCGTGTTTTTGGGTttcgtcggtatgtcgtcggaatgtGGTCGGAATGGTCCGACGACTTCGCTTTCCGTCGGAGTGGTCGTCAGAATTTTCctgtttttcttgtagtgtttctTCCAGAACTACACCCGTTTCATTACCTAACTGAGCATCCTTCTCTGTCCTTATCACAACCAATACTATTCCTTTATTTTCACTTGAGCGGGGCAATGTTACCTTTGGTGCTTCCTCTTGAGTCTCCAAAAGCTCAGCAAGGATGGTCTAAGATGGGccaacagtgtcgatcgacgttGGATGAACAGTACCGATCGATGCAGGATGAACAATacctcgatgaacagtactcggatgaacagtacccatATGAACAGTATCGGCGTGAATAGTACTCCGATGAATAGTATCGGGATGAACAGTATTCACGTGAACAGTACTCTGATGAATAGTATCCGCGTGAACAGTACTCTGGTGAACAGTACCGGCGTGAACAGTGTTCAGGTGAACAGTGCCGTTTGACGTTTTGTGGACTCTGTTGATCACTGGTTCTCgtagggtgtcgatcgattcatGATGGACGATGTCGAATGATTTGTGGTGTATGCTGTCGATCAATGCTGCTTGGAGGGTGTCGATCGTTACTACCCTCGTAGACTTACGGATCGTGCATAAACCAGTAGACTTgtttgaaaaccctaaaaatcctCTCTTCATTGTTGCTCCTGGTATGtacctgaaacagaagaaaaaattttatgagatttttgaacaataataaaacctaaacaaaatctaactaaacaagatctaatggcgatcgaagttccccggcaacggcgccgaATTTGATACCattcaaattaccctaaggagtgatttttactctcatcaaaagaggtcaaatTATAGTACTTAGaaatcgaatccacaaggagctagggcacacactagatctaatagttatatgAGTTATATGATTAAGTtaggctaacagtaaatagattataaaacagtaaataaaatagtaaatatattaaattgcaaGGGCGAACAAGGCAGTTGTTCTTATGTAACCAAGAAATGTTGatagaaggatggtagctagatctagggtttctattcaggtattggaattataatgtctataatgCCTAaaaagttgtttgcatgatactatagaactcagccgcttaacaatcagtgatctctcactggttaaataactagatctctgatctcaatTGTCGtttgttgaccagaaaaagagtcgatcgatatcctttagagatatcgagcgataaaCTTTtggcagcgccgatcgattcacctgtcgggatatcgatcgacggcttctagaaatgcctaggcgcgagccgataatgaacactaggccacaaggagggcggttagctcttctccaaggagacaactagttcaaacagataattcaagatataaggatcctagtgatctatgctctagttagctaatctagaacaagcatagggccaatctatttgatgaatatcacaacttagaaattatagtttggggctaatcccacaaacctatctgaaccttagatctaacaggtggatctattcagacatgatagttgtcacagaaatcataaatgaatagatgaaaagcaatagataaataaaccaaaagaaaaggagttccaggaggactctgaaAGAGTTCCTCCTTTCTCTCctaactaagaacaatgaatgaaagaaagcgtagaaagcgtctaaagcgtagccgtcaacaatgtcttagaaataacataaatagggtttctggtcgtcaagggtatttttgtaactttgtggtgactcctgggcttcagtcggtcatgaaatatactcagcccacattctgatgtctctgtcgatcgacatgcagtgtgctgcatcgatcgacatacaatcctcttctcgacagcttcctctcgcgaggcagactgatcaCTTTTCAGTAAAACGGGCACTTCTGCTACAGGATAcggattgacctcagaccggtGGGATTGGAAAGATAACtcaaaatttcatcttttgtcAAGAGCTAAATATCTGAAGCGTCTTTTCAGTTCTGCACTttgaaagactccaaaaggcaccaaaatcaccatatatctccaaatcgtccatgaacctgtgaatactctaaatagactccaatacataataaatagtatataaaacacttatataccatgggtaaaaataggtaaaatccatggtatatcagttgCATTTTGAGCACAGCTTCAGTGTCAGCTTCCTCGTCAAAGTCAAACTGAAACCTCCCCAACCCCAGATCAGTACCGACCACCTTCTCCTCCAAGTTCCAGATTTTAGGAAAAGTTCTCACCAGAAAGTTGACTTTTTGCTCCACCGGATTCATGCATCTTCCAATCAATGTTTTGGAATAGCCCTTGATGAGGTCAGAGTTGTTGAAATGAGGCACCGAAATCTTCAAACTCTTGCGCCCACCTTCTCCATCTTCCTTGGTTCCAGAACTGCCAATAAACTGACTCTGAGACATATTAGTTGAAACAAAAGACCAAAGCAATAAGATATTGTGCTTGTAAGAAAAGAAGCGAGAACGAATGATATAAGCAAGAATGAGCTCTGTAGTATTTTTATAGTGTTTCGCCTCTTCCATGTAACATACACAAATCAGAACCCTATTAATTCCAGATTTTCCAGTATCAATAATAATCCTGAACCCCGCAATTAAGCATAAAATCTCCACCATCTTATTGTAAAGAATCTCAACTTTCCTATACTCCCCCATTCCCAGAATATCATATCCTCTTTTGATTCCATAAACGATGGAAAGAGATTTTGTTTTAATGATAACAAACCTCTTACCTCAGATTTCCTGAGATTCTGTAATGATAGAAGGTGAAAGCCCAAAGATATTTCCAGATCGTGAAGATTCACCAAGTTTCCTTCTCTGAATCGTGAATCGGAAAAATTGTCGATCAAATCTCCTCGCAATCCTCTCTCCCGATCGTAACATCTAGCCGTAATCTTCCCCAGTTTCCTTTCCTGTGATTCCTCAGATACTTTCCTTCCATTCCCATCGATTCCTGGATTCCAACGCCGAAGGGTCATAGAACCCTAGTTTGTCGCCATCGTAATCGCCGCGagagtttttttaaattaattttctttcttttttgtttagcTAGGATTTGGAAATTTTTCATCGTCGTTTTTTACGAGTCTCACTTTTTTCTGggtatttaatttaattttcatgaAAGGAAACAAGGAAGAAGATTAACAATAAGACTCTAAGTTTTAGTCGGACAATAACGTAAACAACCACTCAAAAACTACCTCAGTAACTTAAAGTGACATAAGATGTAATAAAATCATAGAAAATGACATGCAGtgttaaaaactatatatatatatatatatatgtaagattTTCTTGGGTTACGGACCGTCGCAGCATGTATAAATAATTTGTGTTTTCAAACTCATACTATTAAATATAGTAATTCGaatgttttcttaaaattttcgTGATGTTAAATAATATTGTATCTTAATCCTTTAACTCCATTATGCATTCGCGGTGCTGGATGCAAATTAAGCTATATGCTAAGCTGCGGGgtataaactaaaaatgtatCACTCACGAGCCACAGGCTAGGTGAAACCGACGGTCATATTCTTGTCAATTTTTGGCCGACAGCGGATCATAGCCGGGTTCGGGGGTGCTGCACAtataatattaaagaaaaaacaatgaaaGTGGAAGGAGATTttagaaggaaaaaaatgtgagaaatgttgaaataaaagttgtttgtctttattttttttagcggagaaaaaaaaaagaaaaaccactTTTTCAATCATACTATAACTTAAAAGACATCCGGATTGGAATGAGTTGAATGAGCAAGAGAGTTTTCTTTGGTATTAGAAGAAAGGAGAACTAGGAATAGATGAAAGAATGGCAGGTGAACGCGTAACTCGAGAAATTGGTTGTTAGATTGGAGATTGTCAACCGCTCTTCCGGAAGGTGCACAATCTGGACTAACTCCAAATAATCCATCTCAAAGAAATGATATTCAATGCGCTTATCAATGATGCACTTCGTAGTCACAACCGTTTTTAAATACTATGTTTTTTAGtgatattttaatagtttaaaatttgCAAAGAGATTGtaacgtcttttttttttttaaaaaaacactattttgttaatattttttctgaggagtttaagtatataatatttaggACTATTTTCGCA is a genomic window containing:
- the LOC108829286 gene encoding uncharacterized protein LOC108829286 — encoded protein: MHIEKNFFDNLMNTIFNIQGKTKDNLKSRLDLVDICDRSELHVDENGTAPFPIYRLDGAGKEAFFDWITDKVKFPDGYASNLGNCVDRSEGKFTGLKSHDCHVIMQRLLPFAFSALLPRNVHEAVAGISVFFRDLCTRVVTEQGISTLKENVPVSLCNLEKIFPPSFFDVMEHLAIHLARELELGGPVQYRWMYLFERYMHHLKKKIKNLSKVEGSIIAQVINEETSNFAENYFPLEVHTKNRRPARHDDRGEKSTYHVTVPSMFSEIGRLSGKPTKRRLTEIEHAHLQTYLLTNCEDVLQYESVYMAELRMTYRHTTEEELQQFRHNGFAAWLLNYVTDGLARGFVFDDWICEFVRGPNYVVKSYPKYCTRGYAFAKKGHSRTTYDGGVSSSSGDDVYYGNIQEILEIQYPGMVGLRCVVFDCDWYDTTPDRGVKTDAFGVTSIHSRRKLQYYDPFIFASQADQVCYISYPRVTYRDDPWITVTQINPRGRVNGPSDNDPLQPNSTSNVSAVEDLAEVELVENFNEFGLDAVVHSEPEAEIGEFDEDSEDSEDSTDSEDSD